One window of the Triticum dicoccoides isolate Atlit2015 ecotype Zavitan chromosome 3B, WEW_v2.0, whole genome shotgun sequence genome contains the following:
- the LOC119281097 gene encoding uncharacterized protein LOC119281097 isoform X2, with protein sequence MVLVEESKGERAPTGGCDKDAPGLLERHNFSAGHPGELLGGFAYEVSGGKADEVLVSGSQDLGEAAVVEKGLMGEATPMEVDELPVAECGRMEACTPRGSKQYSFESKCCVCHRQPSKLGNEICRRCVIQLKENFVLKNINAVLFDMEECKDIYDDTGEVVEDQVFYCPVCSAFVISGHESTTGHETVTIKRRTGQWCALVTGEESWAPIFDNIQALEPFDNLAERYIPLHCATGRKCKACINCLSSLTDLFCTFQCKAASGEIDLLWTEILLQTDFSESCQLDKVCKTFPHQAFCSHCCPGHHKGKGIREAVKNDPASKFISGTPFSTFIASHDKSSSGHCCTSCMRCMGLLTESETAFHACFYNIELANLQIDDGSGETEFEQDSFCIDCMASFCGKICQHHNTHQIIGGTSRACRARSKTRSTCRSWNL encoded by the exons ATGGTTTTGGTTGAGGAGTCCAAGGGCGAGCGGGCGCCGACGGGTGGCTGCGACAAGGACGCCCCAGGGCTTCTGGAGCGCCACAATTTTTCAGCGGGCCATCCCGGAGAGCTTTTGGGCGGCTTCGCCTACGAGGTTTCAGGCGGCAAGGCGGACGAGGTCTTGGTTAGCGGTAGCCAGGATCTCGGTGAGGCGGCAGTGGTTGAGAAGGGGCTCATGGGGGAGGCTACTCCGATGGAGGTAGATGAGCTGCCGGTGGCCGAATGCGGAAGGATGGAGGCTTGCACCCCACGCGGATCTAAACA GTATTCATTTGAAAGCAAATGTTGTGTGTGCCATCGACAGCCCTCCAAACTGGGGAATGAGATCTGCAGAAGATGTGTAATCCAGTTGAAGGAAAACTTCGTCTTAAAAAACATTAATGCTGTCCTTTTTGAT ATGGAAGAATGCAAAGATATATACGATGATACTGGTGAAGTTGTTGAAGATCAAGTTTTCTACTGTCCTGTCTGTAGTGCGTTTGTGATTTCAGGTCACGAAAGTACCACAGGACATGAAACAGTAACTATCAAAAGGAGAACGGGCCAGTGGTGTGCCCTTGTCACTGGTGAAGAATCATGGGCTCCTATATTTGACAATATACAG GCTCTGGAACCATTTGATAATCTTGCTGAGAGATACATTCCCTTGCACTGTGCAACAGGGAGAAAATGCAAAGCATGCATTAATTGCCTGAGTTCCCTGACAGATTTGTTCTGTACCTTCCAATGCAAG GCCGCTTCTGGTGAAATAGACCTTCTGTGGACAGAGATACTCCTACAAACTGATTTTTCGGAGTCTTGTCAATTGGATAAAGTGTGCAAGACGTTTCCCCACCAGGCCTTCTGTAGCCATTGTTGCCCTGGCCATCACAAGGGGAAAGGCATAAGAGAGGCTGTG AAAAATGACCCTGCTTCAAAGTTCATCTCTGGTACTCCATTCTCAACATTTATTGCCAGCCATGACAAGAGCTCGTCAGGCCACTGCTGCACAAGTTGCATGCGATGTATGGGTTTATTAACAGAGAGTGAAACTGCTTTCCATGCATGTTTCTATAATATTGAACTG GCAAATTTGCAAATCGATGATGGTTCAGGAGAGACTGAATTTGAACAGGATAGCTTTTGTATTGACTGCATGGCCTCATTTTGTGGAAAGATTTGTCAGCATCATAATACTCACCAAATAATAG GAGGTACCAGTAGAGCATGCCGTGCCAGGTCAAAGACTCGTTCCACTTGCAGATCGTGGAACCTCTAG
- the LOC119281097 gene encoding uncharacterized protein LOC119281097 isoform X1, with protein sequence MVLVEESKGERAPTGGCDKDAPGLLERHNFSAGHPGELLGGFAYEVSGGKADEVLVSGSQDLGEAAVVEKGLMGEATPMEVDELPVAECGRMEACTPRGSKQYSFESKCCVCHRQPSKLGNEICRRCVIQLKENFVLKNINAVLFDMEECKDIYDDTGEVVEDQVFYCPVCSAFVISGHESTTGHETVTIKRRTGQWCALVTGEESWAPIFDNIQALEPFDNLAERYIPLHCATGRKCKACINCLSSLTDLFCTFQCKAASGEIDLLWTEILLQTDFSESCQLDKVCKTFPHQAFCSHCCPGHHKGKGIREAVKNDPASKFISGTPFSTFIASHDKSSSGHCCTSCMRCMGLLTESETAFHACFYNIELANLQIDDGSGETEFEQDSFCIDCMASFCGKICQHHNTHQIIGIVWYNEKYTYCAVVPADTWDAVSIIFGAVQVRANITNILP encoded by the exons ATGGTTTTGGTTGAGGAGTCCAAGGGCGAGCGGGCGCCGACGGGTGGCTGCGACAAGGACGCCCCAGGGCTTCTGGAGCGCCACAATTTTTCAGCGGGCCATCCCGGAGAGCTTTTGGGCGGCTTCGCCTACGAGGTTTCAGGCGGCAAGGCGGACGAGGTCTTGGTTAGCGGTAGCCAGGATCTCGGTGAGGCGGCAGTGGTTGAGAAGGGGCTCATGGGGGAGGCTACTCCGATGGAGGTAGATGAGCTGCCGGTGGCCGAATGCGGAAGGATGGAGGCTTGCACCCCACGCGGATCTAAACA GTATTCATTTGAAAGCAAATGTTGTGTGTGCCATCGACAGCCCTCCAAACTGGGGAATGAGATCTGCAGAAGATGTGTAATCCAGTTGAAGGAAAACTTCGTCTTAAAAAACATTAATGCTGTCCTTTTTGAT ATGGAAGAATGCAAAGATATATACGATGATACTGGTGAAGTTGTTGAAGATCAAGTTTTCTACTGTCCTGTCTGTAGTGCGTTTGTGATTTCAGGTCACGAAAGTACCACAGGACATGAAACAGTAACTATCAAAAGGAGAACGGGCCAGTGGTGTGCCCTTGTCACTGGTGAAGAATCATGGGCTCCTATATTTGACAATATACAG GCTCTGGAACCATTTGATAATCTTGCTGAGAGATACATTCCCTTGCACTGTGCAACAGGGAGAAAATGCAAAGCATGCATTAATTGCCTGAGTTCCCTGACAGATTTGTTCTGTACCTTCCAATGCAAG GCCGCTTCTGGTGAAATAGACCTTCTGTGGACAGAGATACTCCTACAAACTGATTTTTCGGAGTCTTGTCAATTGGATAAAGTGTGCAAGACGTTTCCCCACCAGGCCTTCTGTAGCCATTGTTGCCCTGGCCATCACAAGGGGAAAGGCATAAGAGAGGCTGTG AAAAATGACCCTGCTTCAAAGTTCATCTCTGGTACTCCATTCTCAACATTTATTGCCAGCCATGACAAGAGCTCGTCAGGCCACTGCTGCACAAGTTGCATGCGATGTATGGGTTTATTAACAGAGAGTGAAACTGCTTTCCATGCATGTTTCTATAATATTGAACTG GCAAATTTGCAAATCGATGATGGTTCAGGAGAGACTGAATTTGAACAGGATAGCTTTTGTATTGACTGCATGGCCTCATTTTGTGGAAAGATTTGTCAGCATCATAATACTCACCAAATAATAGGTATAGTCTGGTACAACGAAAAGTATACATATTGTGCAGTTGTCCCCGCAGATACCTGGGATGCAGTATCAATCATTTTTGGTGCTGTCCAGGTGCGGGCTAATATAACTAACATTCTGCCATAG